The following coding sequences are from one Panicum hallii strain FIL2 chromosome 5, PHallii_v3.1, whole genome shotgun sequence window:
- the LOC112894378 gene encoding uncharacterized protein LOC112894378 yields MAVYIRLNDAVRARLRGDAAGCTSSGSDHDASACLSGLVQAFLETDAGVAEEGAGPPPKGAGAYDSDDGDGPERAAAAAASVRELLDPPAEEDVFRIRLAAAVAAAVEAEAALRAHGAAFRRAVMRRLRGAGYDAGVCKSRWEASGGITAGTYEYVDVVAPPTARGGPRSRYIVDADFRAGLEVARATPEYAAVVAAVPASAVVAREESVGRAVRVASDAARRSLRAHGLHVPPWRKTRYMLAKWLGPYKRSTTTSPSAAGGAMPMPGAAGLDVKCRAVGFFPHPAAAPAARIK; encoded by the coding sequence ATGGCCGTGTACATCCGCCTCAACGACGCCGTCCGCGCGCGCCTCCGCGGGGACGCCGCGGGGTgcaccagcagcggcagcgacCACGATGCGTCCGCCTGCCTCTCCGGGCTCGTGCAGGCGTTCCTCGAGACGGACGCCGGCGTCGCCGAGGAGGGGGCCGGGCCGCCGCCGAAGGGCGCCGGGGCGTACGATTCCGATGACGGGGACGGGCctgagcgggcggcggccgccgcggcgtccgTGAGGGAGCTGCTCGACCCGCCGGCGGAGGAGGACGTGTTCCGGATCAGGCTGGCcgccgcggtggcggcggccgtggaggcggaggcggcgctgcGGGCGCACGGGGCCGCGTTCCGGCGCGCCGTGATGCGGCGGCTGCGCGGCGCGGGGTACGACGCCGGCGTGTGCAAGTCGCGGTGGGAGGCGTCGGGCGGCATCACGGCCGGGACGTACGAGTACGTGGACGTCGTCGCGCCGCCGACCGCGAGGGGCGGGCCACGGAGCAGGTACATTGTGGACGCCGACTTCCGGGCCGGGCTGGAGGTTGCCCGCGCGACGCCCGAGTACGCGGCCGTCGTGGCCGCGGTGCCGGCGTCGGCGGTGGTCGCGCGGGAGGAGTCCGtggggcgtgccgtgcgcgtgGCGTCCGACGCGGCGCGGCGGTCGCTCCGCGCCCACGGCCTGCACGTGCCGCCGTGGCGCAAGACCCGGTACATGCTCGCCAAGTGGCTCGGGCCCTACAAGCGGTCGaccaccacctcgccgtcggcggccggcggcgcaaTGCCGATGCCCGGCGCCGCTGGCCTGGACGTCAAGTGCCGCGCCGTCGGGTTCTTCCCGCATCCGgccgcggcaccggcggcgaggatcaAGTAG
- the LOC112894697 gene encoding protein YLS7-like — protein MSLPGRKAPAGVSGVRRWLVTIVVSVLALVLTLVVISLSVGSSLPRTSLQDYLPVIVSGLGKLSSPEDAGGNRNSTAVGEELVQGGREPLVEQNGQGGDVNSGQPSPVTEKIESKEPDPVAPGDKTSTPDEDSSKDSRKAEQGTCDLYHGRWVLDSAGPLYTNNSCPIITQMQNCQGNGRPDKEYENWRWKPEQCILPRFDARKFLELMRGKTLAFVGDSVARNQMESLVCLLWQVDVPQNRGNKRMHKWLFKSTSTTIARVWSSWLVHRSTEAVGIAPKGIDKVFLDVPDETFMDFLPRFDIIVLSSGHWFAKRSAYVLNGNVVGGQLWWPRQAGKMQMNNVDAFGVSVETCLTSVATNPNFTGLAIVRTWSPDHYEGGAWNTGGSCTGKVKPLDEVVRNGFTDAMYGKQVEGFRKAVKNAGQHGSRLKLMDITEPFAFRADGHPGPYRSPDPNKKTQRGPDGKPPPQDCLHWCMPGPVDTWNEMLLEIIRREFERDRS, from the exons ATGAGCTTGCCGGGGAGGAAGGCCCCGGCAGGGGTCTCCGGAGTCCGGCGGTGGCTCGTCACCATCGTCGTGTCGGTGCTGGCGCTGGTGCTGACCCTCGTGGTGATATCGCTCTCGGTGGGCTCGTCCCTGCCGCGGACGTCGCTGCAGGATTACCTCCCAGTCATAGTTAGCGGCCTGGGGAAGCTTTCGTCGCCGGAGGATGCTGGTGGAAACAGGAATAGCACTGCAGTTGGGGAAGAGTTGGTGCAGGGTGGCCGGGAACCCTTGGTGGAGCAGAATGGTCAGGGAGGTGACGTGAATTCAGGCCAACCATCTCCGGTTACAGAGAAAATTGAAAGCAAAGAGCCGGATCCAGTTGCTCCCGGTGATAAAACGTCAACCCCGGATGAGGATTCATCAAAGGACTCTCGAAAGGCTGAGCAAG GTACTTGTGATCTATACCATGGGCGGTGGGTTCTTGATTCTGCTGGGCCACTATACACAAACAACTCTTGCCCTATCATCACGCAGATGCAAAATTGTCAAGGAAATGGGCGGCCGGATAAGGAATATGAGAACTGGAGATGGAAACCAGAACAGTGCATTCTTCCACGCTTTGATGCAAGGAAGTTCTTGGAGTTGATGAGAGGCAAGACACTTGCGTTTGTTGGGGATTCAGTTGCTCGGAATCAGATGGAGTCCCTTGTTTGCCTTCTGTGGCAG GTAGATGTCCCACAAAACCGTGGCAACAAAAGGATGCACAAGTGGCTGTTCAAGTCAACTTCAACGACTATTGCCCGTGTCTGGTCTTCTTGGTTAGTGCACAGGTCAACTGAAGCTGTGGGGATTGCTCCCAAGGGTATCGATAAGGTCTTTCTGGATGTCCCAGATGAGACCTTCATGGATTTTCTCCCAAGGTTTGACATAATCGTCCTCTCTTCTGGGCACTGGTTCGCCAAACGATCAGCCTATGTCCTAAATGGCAATGTTGTTGGAGGGCAGCTCTGGTGGCCTCGGCAAGCAGGAAAGATGCAGATGAACAATGTTGATGCTTTTGGTGTCTCTGTTGAGACTTGCCTGACTTCTGTGGCGACTAACCCAAATTTCACGGGCCTAGCTATTGTGCGCACATGGTCACCAGATCATTATGAAGGTGGAGCATGGAACACTGGTGGATCATGCACAGGAAAGGTCAAGCCCTTGGATGAGGTGGTGAGGAATGGGTTTACTGATGCGATGTATGGTAAGCAGGTTGAAGGCTTCAGGAAGGCAGTGAAGAATGCAGGGCAACACGGTTCAAGGTTGAAATTGATGGACATCACTGAACCCTTTGCCTTCAGGGCTGATGGGCATCCTGGCCCATATAGAAGTCCAGACCCAAACAAGAAAACACAGAGGGGGCCAGATGGCAAGCCTCCACCTCAGGATTGCTTGCACTGGTGCATGCCAGGGCCAGTAGATACATGGAATGAGATGTTGCTAGAGATCATACGAAGAGAGTTCGAGAGAGATAGAAGCTGA
- the LOC112895429 gene encoding signal peptide peptidase-like 3, with amino-acid sequence MAIPTSPPRRGLLRLLSVLLLARTAAAGAASEFDDGTSPKFPGCENTLQKVKVMYWVNGDEQDSLTGISARFGAVLPDTAASDSQKRPAVQPDPKGSCAKSAKPLSDSVAMAERGECTFIEKAKTAEAGGATALIIMNDEDALQKMVCTDKDPPPNINIPVVMVSKSAGDKIHSALFEGNKVDILMYAPQKPSFDGAIPFLWMMAVGTVACASVWTVAVVGEEPNKNNAASLGGEENPEAEVVELQTQTALVFIVTSSLVLLFLFFFKSTWSAWLLVFLFCVGAIQGMEYVASSLAIRACSRCGEPKVKFPGIGNVKVLTLVTLSLAFIFAGTWVAHQNSPSGWVGQNIMGICMMILVLQVVHMPNIKVASALLISAFLYDIFWVFISPLIFKKSVMITVARGSDDGPSLPMVLKMPKEFDSWNGYDMIGFGDILFPGLLVAFSFRFDRSNGKDLTDGYFLCLMVGYAFGLSCTYVGLYLMNSGQPALLYLVPSTLGVIALLGAKRGELSQLWNAKV; translated from the exons ATGGCGATCCCGACCTCCCCTCCCCGCCGCGGGCTCCTCCGCCTCCTTtccgtcctcctcctcgcgcgcaccgcagccgccggcgccgcctcggAGTTCGACGACGGCACCTCGCCCAAGTTCCCCGGCTGCGAAAACACCCTCCAGAAGGTGAAGGTGATGTACTGGGTGAACGGCGACGAGCAGGACAGCCTGACGGGGATCAGCGCGAGGTTCGGCGCCGTCCTGCCGGACACCGCCGCGTCCGACAGCCAGAAGCGGCCGGCCGTCCAACCCGACCCCAAGGGCAGCTGCGCCAAGTCGGCCAAACCGCTATCCGACTCTGTGGCCATGGCGGAGCGCGGGGAGTGCACGTTCATCGAGAAGGCCAAGacggcggaggccggcggcgccacggcgTTGATCATCATGAACGACGAGGACG CTCTGCAGAAGATGGTCTGCACAGACAAGGACCCGCCTCCCAACATCAACATCCCCGTCGTCATGGTGTCCAAGTCCGCCGGCGACAAGATTCATTCCGCCCTCTTTGAGGGGAACAAGG TGGACATTCTCATGTACGCGCCGCAGAAGCCGTCCTTCGATGGCGCCATACCTTTCCTGTGGATGATGGCCGTCGGCACGGTGGCCTGCGCCTCCGTCTGGACTGTCGCCGTCGTCGGAGAAGAG CCTAACAAGAACAACGCTGCTTCGCTGGGCGGGGAGGAGAATCCCGAGGCCGAGGTCGTGGAGCTGCAGACCCAGACCGCGCTGGTGTTCATCGTCACGTCGTCGCTTGTCCTGctgttcctcttcttcttcaagtCCACCTGGTCCGCGTGGTTGCTGGTGTTCCTCTTCTGCGTCGGCGCTATCCAG GGAATGGAATACGTCGCGTCATCTCTTGCCATAAG AGCATGCAGCCGGTGTGGCGAACCGAAAGTGAAGTTTCCTGGCATAGGGAATGTGAAGGTGCTGACACTAGTTACCTTGTCGTTAGCCTTTATCTTCGCCGGTACCTGGGTTGCACACCAGAACTCACCGTCTGGTTGGGTTGGTCAGAACATCATG GGCATCTGTATGATGATTCTTGTATTGCAAGTGGTCCATATGCCAAACATAAAA GTTGCATCGGCGCTCCTCATCTCTGCTTTTCTGTACGACATATTTTGGGTGTTCATCTCACCCCTCATCTTCAAGAAAAGTGTCATGATCACA GTTGCTCGTGGTAGTGACGATGGGCCGAGCCTTCCCATGGTGCTGAAGATGCCAAAGGAGTTCGATTCATGGAATGGGTACGACATGATTGGATTTGGGGACATTCTCTTTCCAGGACTGCTTGTTGCTTTCAGTTTCAG ATTTGACAGATCGAACGGCAAGGACTTGACTGACGGCTACTTCCTCTGCCTAATGGTCGGTTACGCCTTCG GTTTGTCATGCACATATGTCGGACTGTACCTTATGAATAGCGGACAGCCTGCTCTGCTCTACCTTGTTCCTTCAACATTAG GAGTTATCGCCTTGCTTGGCGCGAAAAGAGGGGAGCTCAGCCAGCTCTGGAACGCCAAGGTGTAA
- the LOC112894712 gene encoding pentatricopeptide repeat-containing protein At3g29230-like: MPPPLLAVALPTLLSRLRACRSASHALQCHALLLTSGHLAASPLRLSNLLLLALASVSAPAAHAHADVVFARLPEPAARDPFPWNTIVRLHASVRPRTALLYFARMRRCAVQPDAYTFPAVLKACGCAPGCRVGLLVHAEAVRRGLDADLFTVNALISFYCRVQDCRSGRKVFDEASGFSRDLVSWNSMVSGYVGCGEMELAQELFDEMPQRDTFSWATMIDGYGKQAGGVDRAREMFDQIPERDLVCWNSMIDGYARHGRIDEARSLFEEMPQRNVISWSVLIDGYVRCGEAKEALEHFQSMLRCGVRTDRVAAVGAVAACAQLGALEQGRWLHSYLEKKKVLFDVVVQTALIDMYMKCGRLDLAMSIFESMAERSVITWNVMIVGLGTHGYGLEAVTLFHRMEDERAPMDNLSILAVLTACTHAGLVSEGLGIFHRMKKDFRIDPKVEHYGALVDLLGRAGRLDQARHTIETMPVEPTPELWGSLLAACRSHRCVELAELSVERLADLGADDSGVYVLLSNIYADEGMWGDVMRIRKWMSDEGMKKDTGRSVIEVDGEIHEFVNGGSSHLCKDEMYLMLRNLSNMAASI, encoded by the coding sequence ATGCCGCCTCCGCTTCTCGCCGTCGCGCTGCCGACGCTCCTCTCCCGCCTCCGTGCGTGCAGGTCCGCCTCCCACGCGCTCCAGTGCCACGCCCTCCTCCTCACCTCCGGCCACCTCGCTGCCTCCCCGCTCCGCCTCTCCaatctcctcctcctcgccctcgcgTCCGTATCCGCTcccgccgcgcacgcgcacgcggaCGTCGTCTTCGCGCGCCTCCCGGAGCCCGCCGCCCGCGACCCCTTCCCATGGAACACCATCGTCCGCCTCCACGCTTCAGTGCGCCCCCGCACCGCGCTCCTCTACTTCGCGCGGATGCGCCGTTGCGCCGTTCAGCCCGACGCCTACACGTTCCCGGCCGTGCTCAAGGCCTGCGGCTGCGCGCCTGGTTGCAGGGTCGGGCTCCTGGTGCACGCGGAAGCCGTGAGGAGGGGGCTCGacgcggacctcttcacggtgAACGCGCTCATTAGCTTCTATTGTAGGGTCCAGGACTGCCGCTCGGGTAGGAAGGTGTTCGATGAGGCGAGTGGCTTCTCACGGGACCTCGTCTCGTGGAATTCCATGGTGTCGGGGTACGTCGGGTGCGGGGAGATGGAGCTTGCGCAGGAactgttcgacgaaatgccgcaGAGGGACACGTTCTCCTGGGCGACCATGATCGACGGGTACGGGAAGCAGGCTGGTGGTGTGGACCGTGCACGCGAGATGTTTGATCAAATTCCTGAGAGAGATTTAGTGTGCTGGAACTCGATGATTGATGGTTATGCGAGACACGGAAGGATTGATGAGGCGAGGTCACTGTTCGAGGAAATGCCACAGAGGAATGTGATCTCATGGAGTGTTCTCATTGATGGGTATGTCAGGTGCGGGGAGGCGAAGGAGGCTTTGGAGCATTTTCAGAGCATGCTACGGTGTGGTGTAAGGACAGATAGGGTTGCTGCGGTTGGGGCTGTCGCGGCTTGTGCTCAGCTGGGTGCTTTGGAACAAGGCAGATGGCTGCATTCTTACTTGGAGAAGAAGAAGGTCTTATTCGATGTTGTGGTGCAGACAGCTTTGATAGATATGTACATGAAGTGCGGGCGCTTGGATCTTGCCATGTCGATCTTTGAAAGCATGGCTGAGAGGAGTGTGATCACTTGGAATGTGATGATTGTCGGACTTGGAACTCATGGTTATGGTCTGGAAGCCGTCACACTGTTCCATCGAATGGAGGATGAAAGAGCTCCAATGGATAATCTAAGCATACTTGCCGTGCTTACTGCTTGCACACATGCTGGATTGGTCTCAGAGGGTTTAGGGATATTTCACAGAATGAAAAAGGATTTCAGGATAGATCCCAAGGTAGAACATTATGGTGCATTGGTTGATCTACTTGGCCGTGCTGGACGTTTGGATCAAGCTAGGCATACTATAGAAACAATGCCCGTGGAACCAACTCCAGAGTTGTGGGGGTCTCTTCTTGCTGCCTGCCGAAGCCATAGATGTGTTGAGCTGGCTGAGTTATCAGTTGAACGTCTtgcagatcttggagctgaTGATTCAGGAGTCTATGTTCTCCTGTCAAATATCTATGCTGATGAAGGAATGTGGGGTGATGTCATGAGAATTAGGAAATGGATGAGTGACGAGGGGATGAAAAAGGATACTGGGAGGAGTGTGATTGAAGTAGATGGAGAAATACATGAGTTTGTTAATGGAGGCAGCTCACATCTTTGTAAGGATGAAATGTACTTAATGCTGCGGAATTTATCTAACATGGCAGCATCTATTTGA
- the LOC112895775 gene encoding EPIDERMAL PATTERNING FACTOR-like protein 9 isoform X2 has product MAHGCPTTTTSSQLLFFILSCLIIIGHALCNHGHHGRTPDYVEQYPHQDLPDKHIVSQETMKGLNKDILPNYARRMLIGSIAPICTYNECRGCRFKCTAEQVPVDANDPMNSAYHYKCVCHR; this is encoded by the exons ATGGCTCATGGTTGCCCCACAACTACCACAAGCTCCCAGCTCCTCTTCTTCATTCTCTCTTGCCTGATTATTATCGGTCATGCTCTCTGCAACCATGGTCACCATGGCAGAACACCAG ATTATGTAGAGCAATATCCCCACCAGGATTTGCCTGACAAACATATAGTTTCGCAGGAGACCATGAAG GGTCTAAACAAGGACATACTACCCAACTATGCAAGGAGAATGTTGATCGGCTCAATTGCTCCAATATGCACATACAACGAGTGCAGGGGGTGTCGATTCAAGTGTACTGCTGAGCAAGTCCCAGTGGATGCAAATGACCCTATGAACAGTGCTTACCATTACAAGTGTGTTTGCCACAGGTGA
- the LOC112895775 gene encoding EPIDERMAL PATTERNING FACTOR-like protein 9 isoform X1, with product MAHGCPTTTTSSQLLFFILSCLIIIGHALCNHGHHGRTPGADYVEQYPHQDLPDKHIVSQETMKGLNKDILPNYARRMLIGSIAPICTYNECRGCRFKCTAEQVPVDANDPMNSAYHYKCVCHR from the exons ATGGCTCATGGTTGCCCCACAACTACCACAAGCTCCCAGCTCCTCTTCTTCATTCTCTCTTGCCTGATTATTATCGGTCATGCTCTCTGCAACCATGGTCACCATGGCAGAACACCAG GTGCAGATTATGTAGAGCAATATCCCCACCAGGATTTGCCTGACAAACATATAGTTTCGCAGGAGACCATGAAG GGTCTAAACAAGGACATACTACCCAACTATGCAAGGAGAATGTTGATCGGCTCAATTGCTCCAATATGCACATACAACGAGTGCAGGGGGTGTCGATTCAAGTGTACTGCTGAGCAAGTCCCAGTGGATGCAAATGACCCTATGAACAGTGCTTACCATTACAAGTGTGTTTGCCACAGGTGA
- the LOC112895776 gene encoding putative lipid-transfer protein DIR1 isoform X1, which yields MAAGRKQAMMGSSAAAAALVALLLVAAASGAAGLCGIDMQAAVAACQSYCNKGSTEAAPSQDCCDKVRSARWRCLCSFRGNLPSYIDGDRVMQIPSKCKFDNAPTSC from the coding sequence ATGGCCGCCGGGAGGAAACAGGCGATGATGGGCagctccgccgcggcggccgcgctgGTGGCGCTGCTGCTCGTGGCGGCCGCGTCCGGCGCCGCCGGCCTCTGCGGCATCGACAtgcaggcggcggtggcggcgtgcCAGTCCTACTGCAACAAGGGCAGCACGGAGGCGGCTCCCAGCCAGGACTGCTGCGACAAGGTGAGGAGCGCCAGGTGGAGGTGCCTGTGCAGCTTCAGGGGCAACCTCCCGAGCTACATCGACGGCGATCGCGTCATGCAGATCCCCTCCAAGTGCAAGTTCGACAACGCGCCGACCTCCTGCTAG
- the LOC112895776 gene encoding putative lipid-transfer protein DIR1 isoform X2, whose protein sequence is MAAGRKQAMMGSSAASGAAGLCGIDMQAAVAACQSYCNKGSTEAAPSQDCCDKVRSARWRCLCSFRGNLPSYIDGDRVMQIPSKCKFDNAPTSC, encoded by the exons ATGGCCGCCGGGAGGAAACAGGCGATGATGGGCagctcc GCCGCGTCCGGCGCCGCCGGCCTCTGCGGCATCGACAtgcaggcggcggtggcggcgtgcCAGTCCTACTGCAACAAGGGCAGCACGGAGGCGGCTCCCAGCCAGGACTGCTGCGACAAGGTGAGGAGCGCCAGGTGGAGGTGCCTGTGCAGCTTCAGGGGCAACCTCCCGAGCTACATCGACGGCGATCGCGTCATGCAGATCCCCTCCAAGTGCAAGTTCGACAACGCGCCGACCTCCTGCTAG
- the LOC112895777 gene encoding uncharacterized protein LOC112895777, giving the protein MAAGRKQQLASSAAVAVALVAMLVLVAAAAAQDCGVSRDTMNKCMSYCFSGGNADACCGPLTGGANLDCLCKNYWGKLQASPSLAKCANKIKSRCGINRSC; this is encoded by the coding sequence ATGGCGGCCGGGAGGAAGCAGCAGCTCGCGAGCAGCGCGGCGGTGGCCGTCGCGCTGGTGGCCATGCTGGtgctggtggcggcggcggccgcccaGGACTGCGGAGTCAGCAGGGACACGATGAACAAGTGCATGTCCTACTGCTTCAGCGGCGGCAACGCGGACGCGTGCTGCGGCCCGCTGACGGGCGGCGCCAACCTTGACTGCCTCTGCAAAAACTACTGGGGCAAGCTCCAGGCCAGCCCCAGCCTAGCCAAGTGCGCCAACAAGATCAAGTCCAGGTGCGGCATCAACAGGTCGTGCTAG